From the Deinococcus radiophilus genome, one window contains:
- a CDS encoding DHH family phosphoesterase, which translates to MTQTINSGLDDYPAQVSAVAQALLAHDGPTVVLAHENPDGDAVGSVLGLTRALRELGREVYAPMPLPRYLQFLPEDGELEGPLETWPEGALAAVLDVDNNDFSRVGGADMAAFSGPVVNIDHHGTNLRRADALLVDPSQPATAMMLVDVLDALNVPLTEALATPLLLGMITDTGSFQFSNTTPQTLRTAARLLEAGARLNWLNEQRLQNPPTYYTLLREVLNSMEFQHDGQVVLARVNEAMLERAGGNWEDVDPYVNMLRNAEGGKLAVLIKDFGDKVKFSLRSRGGVSAQNIAVALGGGGHVPAAGATVEAPYAEARELLDQAVIAELARAQTPPQPQE; encoded by the coding sequence ATGACTCAGACGATCAACAGCGGCCTGGACGACTATCCCGCGCAGGTAAGCGCCGTGGCACAGGCCCTGCTGGCCCATGACGGCCCCACCGTGGTGCTGGCCCATGAGAATCCGGACGGCGACGCCGTGGGCAGTGTCCTGGGCCTGACCCGCGCCCTGCGTGAGCTGGGCCGTGAAGTGTATGCACCCATGCCTTTGCCACGTTACCTGCAGTTCCTACCCGAAGACGGCGAACTGGAAGGCCCTTTAGAGACGTGGCCAGAAGGCGCACTGGCCGCCGTGCTGGACGTGGACAACAACGATTTCAGCCGGGTGGGTGGGGCCGACATGGCAGCGTTCAGCGGCCCGGTGGTGAACATCGACCACCACGGCACCAACCTGCGCCGCGCCGACGCCCTGCTGGTAGACCCTTCGCAGCCTGCCACTGCCATGATGCTGGTAGACGTGCTGGACGCCCTGAATGTGCCACTCACCGAGGCACTGGCCACGCCGCTCTTGCTGGGTATGATCACCGATACCGGATCGTTTCAGTTCTCGAACACCACGCCGCAGACCCTACGCACGGCGGCCCGTCTGCTGGAAGCGGGGGCGCGCCTGAACTGGCTGAACGAGCAGCGCCTGCAAAATCCGCCCACCTATTACACCCTGCTGCGCGAAGTGCTGAACAGCATGGAATTTCAGCATGACGGTCAGGTGGTGCTGGCCCGCGTGAATGAGGCCATGCTGGAGCGGGCCGGGGGCAACTGGGAAGACGTGGACCCTTATGTCAACATGCTGCGTAATGCAGAAGGCGGCAAACTGGCCGTGCTGATCAAAGACTTTGGAGACAAGGTGAAGTTCTCGCTGCGCTCGCGTGGCGGAGTCAGCGCCCAAAACATTGCCGTGGCGCTGGGTGGCGGCGGACATGTCCCGGCAGCCGGGGCCACTGTCGAAGCGCCCTATGCTGAGGCTAGAGAGCTGCTGGACCAAGCCGTGATTGCCGAGTTGGCGCGGGCACAGACACCGCCCCAACCGCAAGAATGA
- a CDS encoding Ig domain-containing protein, with amino-acid sequence MPSLNLSPGRRMPAALALGLLPAALLVACGETTSGGRVYRDPLTFGQTTLPVAYQGETYEQALDLRGGTGPYGLRVVSGELPEGLRVSSQRLSGTPTEKGNYTFTLEATDANLSSKVQQYTLNVGDLPPLKITPELPRTEIRGATRIPLNIAAPRTARAARVTWELPAGASVTQVQGGPSSGLVVWKQTGQLLTVDLGFRQVPTRDERVALIHLTPSTPMTLSAQKFSFRVLDGQGKDLTPQATPATPAAQPQQGGAGQTAPAGFPAPPASQTRAPDDAEAAANAPVSGDPVPGEAAPTIPFPRPTNPGWPTPPAVTP; translated from the coding sequence ATGCCAAGCCTGAACCTTTCGCCGGGCCGCCGGATGCCCGCTGCGCTGGCGCTGGGACTGCTCCCTGCCGCGCTGCTGGTCGCGTGCGGCGAGACGACTTCTGGGGGGCGCGTGTACCGTGATCCCCTCACCTTCGGCCAGACCACTTTGCCGGTGGCCTATCAGGGCGAAACCTACGAGCAGGCCCTGGACCTGCGCGGTGGCACCGGGCCTTACGGTCTGCGGGTCGTCAGCGGTGAGCTGCCTGAAGGTCTTAGGGTCAGCAGTCAGCGTCTGAGCGGCACGCCCACCGAGAAAGGCAACTACACCTTCACGCTGGAGGCCACCGACGCCAACCTGAGCAGCAAGGTGCAGCAGTACACGCTGAATGTCGGGGACCTGCCGCCGCTCAAGATCACGCCTGAATTGCCACGGACAGAGATTCGCGGAGCCACCCGGATTCCGCTGAATATCGCTGCGCCCCGCACGGCCCGTGCGGCCCGGGTGACCTGGGAACTCCCAGCTGGGGCCAGTGTGACCCAGGTGCAGGGCGGACCTTCCAGCGGTCTGGTGGTCTGGAAGCAGACCGGTCAGCTGCTCACTGTAGATCTGGGCTTCCGCCAGGTGCCTACCCGTGACGAGCGGGTGGCGCTGATTCACCTCACGCCGAGTACCCCCATGACCCTGAGCGCTCAGAAGTTCAGTTTCCGGGTGCTGGACGGCCAGGGCAAAGACCTGACCCCGCAGGCCACCCCGGCCACTCCTGCGGCCCAGCCGCAGCAGGGTGGGGCCGGGCAGACGGCTCCCGCCGGTTTTCCTGCGCCGCCCGCTTCCCAGACCCGTGCCCCGGATGACGCCGAAGCGGCTGCCAATGCCCCAGTGTCGGGCGATCCCGTCCCCGGCGAGGCTGCACCCACCATCCCTTTCCCGCGCCCGACCAATCCCGGCTGGCCTACTCCTCCGGCGGTGACGCCATGA